One window of Channa argus isolate prfri chromosome 4, Channa argus male v1.0, whole genome shotgun sequence genomic DNA carries:
- the lmo2 gene encoding rhombotin-2, translating into MTSTIERKTLEANEEPVDEVLQMPPSLLTCGGCQQSIGDRFFLKAIEQYWHEDCLSCDLCGCRLGEVGRRLYYKLGRKLCRRDYLRLFGQDGLCASCEKRIRAFEMTMRVRDKVYHLECFKCAACQKHFCVGDRYLLINSDIVCEQDIFEWTKLNNNNMV; encoded by the exons ATGACATCCACTATTGAGAGAAAGACGCTGGAAGCCAACGA GGAGCCGGTGGATGAGGTCCTGCAGATGCCACCGTCCCTGCTGACGTGCGGTGGGTGTCAGCAGAGCATCGGTGACCGGTTCTTCTTGAAGGCCATCGAGCAGTACTGGCACGAAGACTGCTTGAGTTGCGACCTGTGTGGTTGTCGGCTGGGGGAGGTGGGCCGTCGGCTCTACTACAAGCTGGGAAGAAAATTATGTCGAAGAGATTACCTCAG GCTTTTCGGTCAGGACGGTCTCTGTGCTTCCTGTGAGAAGAGGATCAGAGCATTTGAGATGACAATGCGTGTGCGGGACAAGGTTTACCATCTGGAGTGCTTCAAGTGTGCTGCCTGCCAGAAGCACTTCTGTGTGGGTGACCGCTACCTGCTCATCAACTCAGACATTGTGTGCGAGCAAGACATCTTTGAGTGGACAAAACTCAACAATAACAACATGGTTTAG
- the caprin1b gene encoding caprin-1b isoform X2, whose amino-acid sequence MNNLEFARELQKTFFTLGQDIQKVVKKSARREQLQREEAEQRRLKTILELQFVLDRLGDDTVRQDLKQGVGGSPLLSDADLTAFDEFYKLVGPDRDQNVRLAVQYEEASVHLWDLLEGRDKAVVGTTYKALKEILDQVLLSGYFDRVPSHQNGVCEEEEEEEPVAAAVAELSEPEEQTIDQETEIIEEFTEPIAVETTEFVNRQFIPDSTYSGSEKEQGDEWTTETEAVNAMQQPMQSAAPPVALETHPMSLASPVPPTDPIVRKQVVQDLMAQMQGTYNFMQDSMLEFDGQPIDPAIVSAQPMKPAQNMDLPQMVCPQVHPESRLSQPNTVPVQPEPTQVPIVSPTPPPMYQTSHTPDPRPSTESIDPVQTSLSLSSEQPPPSTALHPASQTQVFQPVSKAPHSSGINVNAAPFQSMQTVFNLNAPVPPNNETEPLNPGSQYQNSYNQAFNNQSQHTVEQTEMQTEQLQSVGAFHSQDTSGGHQQPSQQSPGFGRQAQSFYNSRGMSRGGPRNARGMINGYRGSSNGFRGGYDGYRPPFANTPNSGYGQTQFNTPRDYSNGNYQRDGYQQNYKRGAGQGPRGVSRGSIQAMRS is encoded by the exons ATGAATAATTTGGAATTTGCCAGAGAGTTGCAAAAGACGTTCTTCACACTGGGACAAGAT ATCCAGAAGGTGGTGAAGAAGTCTGCGCGGCGGGAGCAGTTGCAGCGGGAagaggcagagcagagaaggCTCAAGACAATTCTGGAGCTGCAGTTTGTCCTGGACCGGCTGGGGGACGACACTGTGCGACAGGACCTGAAGCAGGGAGTTGGTGGCTCTCCGCTGCTTTCTGATGCAGATCTCACAGCTTTTGATGAGTTCTACAAGTTAGTGGGGCCGGACCGTGACCAAAATGTCAG GTTAGCTGTCCAGTATGAAGAAGCATCTGTGCACCTCTGGGATTTGCTGGAAGGGAGAGACAAGGCTGTGGTTGGAACAACAT ACAAGGCACTGAAAGAGATTTTGGACCAGGTTCTGCTGAGTGGGTACTTTGACCGGGTTCCATCTCACCAAAACGGAGTgtgtgaggaggaagaggaggaagagccAGTCGCAGCAGCAGTAGCTGAATTATCAGAACCAGAAGAGCAGACTATTGATCAAG AGACTGAAATAATTGAAGAGTTCACAGAACCCATTGCTGTGGAAACAACAGAG tTTGTAAATAGACAGTTCATTCCAGACAGCACTTACAGCGGCAGTGAGAAGGAGCAGGGAGATGAGTGGACCACAGAAACAGAG GCAGTCAATGCCATGCAGCAGCCCATGCAGTCTGCAGCTCCCCCTGTGGCCCTGGAGACCCACCCAATGAGTTTAGCGTCCCCTGTACCGCCTACTGACCCCATAGTCAGGAAGCAGGTGGTGCAGGACTTGATGGCACAGATGCAGGGCACATACAACTTTATGCAG GACTCTATGCTGGAGTTTGATGGGCAGCCTATTGACCCAGCTATTGTATCAGCACAGCCCATGAAACCTGCCCAGAACATGGACCTACCACAGATGGTGTGTCCTCAAG TTCACCCTGAGTCCCGGCTTTCGCAACCCAACACTGTTCCTGTCCAACCTGAGCCTACACAA GTCCCTATCGTCTCCCCAACGCCGCCCCCTATGTATCAGACCTCACATACACCTGACCCTCGACCCTCGACAGAATCCATTGACCCCGTCCAG ACCTCGCTGTCCTTGTCGTCAGAGCAGCCTCCCCCCTCTACGGCTCTCCACCCTGCCTCTCAGACACAGGTTTTCCAACCTGTTTCCAAAGCTCCTCACAGCAGTGGCATCAATGTCAATGCAGCACCATTCCAGTCAATGCAGACA GTGTTCAACCTTAATGCCCCAGTCCCACCAAATAATGAAACAGAGCCTTTGAACCCGGGCAGCCAGTACCAGAACAGTTACAACCAGGCCTTCAACAACCAGTCGCAGCATACTGTGGAGCAGACAGAGATGCAAACAGAACAACTGCAGTCTG TTGGTGCCTTCCATTCCCAAGACACGTCGGGAGGCCATCAGCAGCCTTCTCAGCAGAGCCCAGGCTTTGGTAGGCAGGCTCAGTCCTTTTACAACAGCAGAGGCATGTCTCGTGGTGGACCCCGCAATGCCAGGGGTATGATCAACGGCTACAGAGGCTCATCAAATGGATTCAGAG gtGGCTATGATGGTTATCGTCCTCCTTTTGCTAACACTCCAAACTCTGGTTATGGACAGACTCAGTTCAACACACCTCGGGATTACTCAAATGGCAATTATCAGAGG GATGGTTACCAACAGAACTACAAGCGAGGAGCTGGTCAGGGACCTAGAGGAGTGTCAAGAGGCAGCATTCAGGCGATGCGATCCTGA
- the caprin1b gene encoding caprin-1b isoform X1: MPSAMNANRTVQSASPDVGSAPGSMGNFALGGQSEVLKQVLCVIDKKVRNMEKKKSRLDEYQGRKNKGERLNQDQLEAISKYQEVMNNLEFARELQKTFFTLGQDIQKVVKKSARREQLQREEAEQRRLKTILELQFVLDRLGDDTVRQDLKQGVGGSPLLSDADLTAFDEFYKLVGPDRDQNVRLAVQYEEASVHLWDLLEGRDKAVVGTTYKALKEILDQVLLSGYFDRVPSHQNGVCEEEEEEEPVAAAVAELSEPEEQTIDQETEIIEEFTEPIAVETTEFVNRQFIPDSTYSGSEKEQGDEWTTETEAVNAMQQPMQSAAPPVALETHPMSLASPVPPTDPIVRKQVVQDLMAQMQGTYNFMQDSMLEFDGQPIDPAIVSAQPMKPAQNMDLPQMVCPQVHPESRLSQPNTVPVQPEPTQVPIVSPTPPPMYQTSHTPDPRPSTESIDPVQTSLSLSSEQPPPSTALHPASQTQVFQPVSKAPHSSGINVNAAPFQSMQTVFNLNAPVPPNNETEPLNPGSQYQNSYNQAFNNQSQHTVEQTEMQTEQLQSVGAFHSQDTSGGHQQPSQQSPGFGRQAQSFYNSRGMSRGGPRNARGMINGYRGSSNGFRGGYDGYRPPFANTPNSGYGQTQFNTPRDYSNGNYQRDGYQQNYKRGAGQGPRGVSRGSIQAMRS, encoded by the exons ATGCCCTCAGCAATGAATGCAAATAGGACAGTGCAGTCTGCCAGCCCAGATGTGGGATCCGCTCCAGGGTCAATGGGCAATTTTGCACTTGGTGGACAGTCTGAAGTTTTGAAGCAAGTGCTTTGTGTTATTGACAAGAAGGTCCGCAATATGGAGAAGAAAAAG AGCAGACTAGATGAATATCAAGGCAGGAAGAACAAAGGGGAGCGGCTCAATCAGGACCAGTTG GAGGCCATTTCCAAATACCAGGAAGTCATGAATAATTTGGAATTTGCCAGAGAGTTGCAAAAGACGTTCTTCACACTGGGACAAGAT ATCCAGAAGGTGGTGAAGAAGTCTGCGCGGCGGGAGCAGTTGCAGCGGGAagaggcagagcagagaaggCTCAAGACAATTCTGGAGCTGCAGTTTGTCCTGGACCGGCTGGGGGACGACACTGTGCGACAGGACCTGAAGCAGGGAGTTGGTGGCTCTCCGCTGCTTTCTGATGCAGATCTCACAGCTTTTGATGAGTTCTACAAGTTAGTGGGGCCGGACCGTGACCAAAATGTCAG GTTAGCTGTCCAGTATGAAGAAGCATCTGTGCACCTCTGGGATTTGCTGGAAGGGAGAGACAAGGCTGTGGTTGGAACAACAT ACAAGGCACTGAAAGAGATTTTGGACCAGGTTCTGCTGAGTGGGTACTTTGACCGGGTTCCATCTCACCAAAACGGAGTgtgtgaggaggaagaggaggaagagccAGTCGCAGCAGCAGTAGCTGAATTATCAGAACCAGAAGAGCAGACTATTGATCAAG AGACTGAAATAATTGAAGAGTTCACAGAACCCATTGCTGTGGAAACAACAGAG tTTGTAAATAGACAGTTCATTCCAGACAGCACTTACAGCGGCAGTGAGAAGGAGCAGGGAGATGAGTGGACCACAGAAACAGAG GCAGTCAATGCCATGCAGCAGCCCATGCAGTCTGCAGCTCCCCCTGTGGCCCTGGAGACCCACCCAATGAGTTTAGCGTCCCCTGTACCGCCTACTGACCCCATAGTCAGGAAGCAGGTGGTGCAGGACTTGATGGCACAGATGCAGGGCACATACAACTTTATGCAG GACTCTATGCTGGAGTTTGATGGGCAGCCTATTGACCCAGCTATTGTATCAGCACAGCCCATGAAACCTGCCCAGAACATGGACCTACCACAGATGGTGTGTCCTCAAG TTCACCCTGAGTCCCGGCTTTCGCAACCCAACACTGTTCCTGTCCAACCTGAGCCTACACAA GTCCCTATCGTCTCCCCAACGCCGCCCCCTATGTATCAGACCTCACATACACCTGACCCTCGACCCTCGACAGAATCCATTGACCCCGTCCAG ACCTCGCTGTCCTTGTCGTCAGAGCAGCCTCCCCCCTCTACGGCTCTCCACCCTGCCTCTCAGACACAGGTTTTCCAACCTGTTTCCAAAGCTCCTCACAGCAGTGGCATCAATGTCAATGCAGCACCATTCCAGTCAATGCAGACA GTGTTCAACCTTAATGCCCCAGTCCCACCAAATAATGAAACAGAGCCTTTGAACCCGGGCAGCCAGTACCAGAACAGTTACAACCAGGCCTTCAACAACCAGTCGCAGCATACTGTGGAGCAGACAGAGATGCAAACAGAACAACTGCAGTCTG TTGGTGCCTTCCATTCCCAAGACACGTCGGGAGGCCATCAGCAGCCTTCTCAGCAGAGCCCAGGCTTTGGTAGGCAGGCTCAGTCCTTTTACAACAGCAGAGGCATGTCTCGTGGTGGACCCCGCAATGCCAGGGGTATGATCAACGGCTACAGAGGCTCATCAAATGGATTCAGAG gtGGCTATGATGGTTATCGTCCTCCTTTTGCTAACACTCCAAACTCTGGTTATGGACAGACTCAGTTCAACACACCTCGGGATTACTCAAATGGCAATTATCAGAGG GATGGTTACCAACAGAACTACAAGCGAGGAGCTGGTCAGGGACCTAGAGGAGTGTCAAGAGGCAGCATTCAGGCGATGCGATCCTGA